A DNA window from Archocentrus centrarchus isolate MPI-CPG fArcCen1 chromosome 15, fArcCen1, whole genome shotgun sequence contains the following coding sequences:
- the LOC115793301 gene encoding spastin-like encodes MSTKTNASETEDSFEVIKNHHKQAFGYISKAVKIEEDDTGEKEEAEQWYKKGISELERGILIEISGQGEKYDRAKRLRDQMLTYLDMAKDRLALLEATLASKKRSDLGETSTHALPQPKSAPKSPPVGPSTARTPPSRPADPKTNPQMGKSQNRRPVAVKQPPKKDLKNFKNVDSKLANLILNEIVDGGATVSFEDIAGQDLAKQALQEIVILPALRPELFTGLRAPARGLLLFGPPGNGKTMLAKAVAAESNATFFNVSTASLTSKYMGEGEKLVQALFEVARELQPSIIFIDELDSLLCKRREGEHDASRRLKTEFLIEFDGVQSGNDDRVLVMGATTRPQELDEAVLRHFAKRVYVTLPDEKTRLTLLKNLLGKHGSPLSHSDLSHLAKATAGYSGSDLTALARDAALGPIRELGPDQVCMTPANEMRNIKKKDFEDSLKRIKPTVSSTTLHMYTNWNKDFGDTSAV; translated from the exons ATGTCGACCAAAACAAATGCAAGTGAGACCGAAGACAGCTTCGAAGTTATTAAAAACCACCATAAGCAGGCGTTTGGGTATATATCGAAGGCAGTGAAGATCGAGGAAGATGACACAG gagagaaggaggaggctGAGCAGTGGTACAAGAAGGGGATTTCTGAGCTTGAACGGGGTATATTAATAGAGATCTCGGGTCAAG GAGAGAAGTATGACAGAGCAAAGAGACTTCGAGATCAAATGCTCACCTACTTAGACATGGCAAAAGACAGGCTTGCCCTTTTAG AGGCAACACTGGCCTCTAAAAAGAGAAGTGACCTCGGGGAGACATCAACTCACGCCCTTCCACAACCAAAGTCAGCTCCTAAAAGCCCGCCTGTAGGACCCTCTACTGCTCGAACACCTCCATCGAGACCAGCTGACCCAaag ACAAACCCTCAGATGGGAAAATCACAAAACAGAAGACCAGTGGCTGTGAAACAGCCTCCGaagaaggatttaaaaaatTTCAAGAATGTGGACAGCAAACTGGCCAACTTGATTCTGAATGAAATTGTAGACGG GGGAGCAACCGTGTCCTTTGAAGACATTGCGGGACAGGATCTGGCAAAGCAAGCACTTCAAGAAATTGTCATTCTTCCTGCCTTAAGACCTGAG cTTTTTACTGGTCTGAGAGCTCCTGCACGTGGCTTGCTTTTATTTGGCCCCCCTGGGAATGGGAAAACCATGCTT GCCAAAGCAGTTGCTGCAGAGTCTAATGCAACTTTCTTCAACGTCAGCACTGCCAGTTTGACCTCCAAATAC ATGGGAGAAGGCGAGAAGCTTGTACAAGCGCTGTTTGAAGTAGCAAGAGAATTGCAGCCCTCAATCATCTTCATCG ATGAACTGGACAGCTTGCTTTGTAAAAGGAGGGAGGGCGAGCACGATGCTTCTCGCCGTTTAAAAACTGAGTTCCTCATTGAGTTTGATGGG GTGCAGTCAGGAAACGATGACCGGGTCCTTGTAATGGGAGCAACTACCAGACCTCAGGAGCTGGATGAAGCAGTGTTAAG GCACTTTGCAAAAAGAGTGTATGTGACTTTACCTGATGAGAAG ACAAGATTAACACTGCTGAAAAACCTTTTGGGAAAGCACGGGAGTCCACTGAGCCACAGTGACCTGTCCCATCTTGCAAA AGCGACTGCAGGATATTCAGGAAGCGATCTGACAGCATTAGCCAGAGATGCTGCACTGGGCCCAATAAGAG AGTTGGGACCGGACCAAGTCTGTATGACGCCTGCTAATGAG ATGcgtaacatcaagaagaaagacTTTGAGGATTCTCTGAAACGAATCAAGCCCACTGTTAGTTCCACAACTCTTCATATGTACACCAACTGGAACAAGGATTTTGGTGATACGTCAGCTGTTTGA